Below is a window of Andrena cerasifolii isolate SP2316 chromosome 5, iyAndCera1_principal, whole genome shotgun sequence DNA.
cttggcttgacggtggcgccgtttcgtttcccatcatggCGTCATTACCACCAAATCAAGCTAGCCAAGGGaaatgaggccgcagccaaccagcgtcgacaacagcttccccgcttgcctagcttggtttggctcgacggtggcgccgttcgtttcccaccttggcgttgattgggtcttccccctccgcgaaatagcttgatcattcctgtattttccgccgttcactgcAACCAGGCGCAATAATAGGAATCCGTTTGCACCATAGAAAGTACAAAAGAGAGTACATGGGCGTCTCTTACTAAACAACTTTCCCATACACGCTCCCTAGCGTTACATTCTATAAATTAAAACTGAATGTCTAGGgacggtattcatagtcgctacttattcttaagcaaatgcttaagcatgcagcatcctctacaaacctagtagctagtaaaggatgccgaatgcttaagcatttgcttaagaataagtagcgactatgaataccggcctaaagaatattttcaatgttattacCGATCTGTTATATTAACTAAAAATTACTGTCGGCTGTGTAAGTCTAGAGTCGGCTGTGTAAGTGCATATTTTTACGATCTTTACGGTAGCATGATGCAGCACGATACGCGTCTCTCTTTAATTCTGTAATTCTATGATATTTATATATGATTATACACATTGATCAGACGAAGCACGTACTGATATGTATGTACGGATATGTGGATGTGAGGCAATGCGAGATTCGCAGACTGTGAAATAATGAATTTGCAAAGTGGGATAAATCCTGATTTTCGCGTTTCACTGGTTTCTTTAAGTTCTACTCAAGTTTTTGTAAGTTGTCGTTAGTAAAAAGTGGCGCTACTAAGTGTGTCAACTTATAAGTGAAATCGAGGAACAAGTTTCAGATACGCGTGAAACTGaaaaccaaggaacgaacgttAAGATTAACCATCCCTTTCCTCTCCAGTAGTAATCTACAAAAATACAGTTTCACATGGTAATCAGTGTATGAATGGAGGAATGTCGGAAGAGAAGTGTTCTGAGGTATATTAGGATATGTTGCAATTGATGTCATTCGATGTCAACAATGCTTTACATTAATTAGTAAAAGGATCTCTTCGAAGGACATAAAACAAGGACAATAAGGAAGTAAGAGAAGTTTGAATCAAACAAATTAGAAGATAACAAAAGATGAGTTCTCATCACCGGTTAAATCCTCCTGGTGACATTGAACATATTAATCATCTTTCCGAGGACATCGGCGCTCTCTACCTCTCGGATGATTGTTCGGACGTCACTTTGATTGTCGGCGGTCAAAGATTTAACGGCCACAAAATTATATTAGCTGCGCGTAGCCAATATTTCAGAGCCCTACTGTTCGGAGGATTGAAAGAATCGACGCAGAGCGAGATCGAGCTCAAAGACGCTAATCTAGCCGCTTTCAAAGGTTTACTCGAGTACATATATACAGGACGTATGTCTCTTACTGATAGACGCGAAGAGGTATTCTTTATTCTATTAATCAGTTTAAATGTCATTGTTCGTCGTTTTATAAATTGCCTTTACGCGTAGGTGGTTTTGGATATTCTTGGATTAGCGCATCTCTATGGGTTTTCAGAGTTGGAAAGTGCTATATCAGATTATCTGAAAGAAATActagatataaaaaatgtttgccCCATACTTGATGCGGCGCTTCTTTACCAACTAGATTTTCTTACCAGGGTATGAGCATGATGTCACAGTGACATCCAAAAGAATGTTTGAAAATAGAGGAATTAATCTATTCTAGGTTTGTCATGAGTATATGGACAAACATGCTTGCCAAGTGATTCTGCATGAGAGCTTTTTGCAATTAAGTGCTGCTGCTTTGAATGAACTTATTGTAAGAGATTCATTTTACGCAGAAGAGATTGATATCTATTTAGCCGTACGAGCATGGATAAACGCGAATCCCGAGGTCGATGGTAAAAGTGTTTTaggtaagaaaatttgaaaggcAGTATCTTTTCCTACCATGAGactaataaaattgattttatagATAAGGTACGATTAAGCTTGATCTCTATTACGGATCTTTTACATACCGTTCGATCAACAAACTTGGTTTCTCCCGAAGCGATCTTAGACGCGATAGCTGCAAGAACTCAAATTCGAGATTCGGAACTGAATTATCGTGGTCTGTTAGTGGTCGATGAAAATGTCGCTCATCCTGTGCACGGCGCTCAAGTTTTGCAGGGTGAAATGCGCAGTTACCTTTTAGATGGAGACACGAACAATTATGATATGGAACGAGGGTAAATTATTGAATACATTCTCCAGATTattcatttaagggggtattctagtctagacactcgtttttgaaggtgatatttggaaaacctatcgcacctacagggcaggggttttgcacacatatttagtagtgtttgaactgtcaacacaaatttttggaatgcattatattgaaatttgtacaagttacacgccgaagcgcagatcatgtcatcaaaaaccggccccggGCGCACAAATTGtagccgtcctagtcatctgaaacgaaagtaccaaagatttttttaatctatatgagtatagttatcgcccgaaccaGATATAACCATGTCCGGATATTGTTACCGAAATTGCAGCTGttcaaaaattgatatttgattttttcgacttttcttgagctaaaacgaggtgtgggggaggttgtattaaaactattgatataattctgcttcgggctataggtacacattcactttgaatgtgtgtcaaatttgagttcaatcggtccagtagtttccGAAagaaatgtgcgcccgatttaaaaaaattgtttcgagaaaaacgcgtttaaagtttttcatgcagttacgacctatacgactgaagttacggtaaataatgactaatttctgtaacttacctCTAATCtactataccaggaccgtagaggaaaccttcctcaacTTCAAAAAactcatgttgggcagctctctcttctctgctggcagtcgtagcctctttagatacaagagtcgagggaacgactgccggccacgctgcggccttaagcccctataactctgggagtttttagaatttcagcttaatattttatggacatattttcgaaaccctaaactattagaaaatcaacaaaaaaaaatttcgaatttttgggtagaatacccccttaaattaaaCGTTCTTCTTCACATTAGATATACAAGGCATACTATCACAGAGTCACAGGAACATGGTATATTGATTAAATTGGGTACCCAGTGTATCATTAATCACGTCAAGATGCTGCTCTGGGATAAAGATATGCGCTCGTATTCCTACTACTTAGAAGTGAGTCAAAGAGAAGCATACCAAACATTACACTATTctatttaattaattctattGCGGCCACTCTATACTATTTCACAGGTGTCTATGAACCAGAAAGATTGGATCCGAATTATCGATCACACACAATATTTCTGCCGTAGCTGGCAGTACTTATACTTCGAACCGAGAGTAGTTCTTTATATTCGTATTGTTGGAACGCATAACACTGTAAACAAGGTAAAACAATCAGATCTTTGTTAAAGATATTTTCTACCTTATACCTGTCCGCGTTTATTTCTCATAACGTTCATTGTCAAAGGTTTTCCATGTCGTGAACTTTGAAGCTTATTTCACAAATCATACAGAGAAGCTTCTTAACGGTTTTGTTGTTCCTACACGAAATGTTGCCACCATGGATCGAAGCGCTACTGTCACCGAAGGCGTTTGTAGGTATGTAGGCTATTATTGTAATTCTATTTTATACCTTTTTCATGACAAATCACTTGTTTTTAATCTTAGAACTCGAAATGCTTTACTGAATGGCAATACTTTGAATTATGACTGGGATAACGGATACACGTGTCATCAGCTTGGTTCTGGTTCCATTCTAGTACAACTCGGACAACCGTATATCATAGACTCCATGCGGTATGCGTTGCAAGTTGAAATACAGTGTCTTACAAGGgcgattccacgcgaaatcgaacACTTTTCTGAGTAACATTTCGGAGGTTGGTGAAACTCGGATATGTGTAATATAACACTGTATAAGAATAACAGATATAGCCGCTTTGCGGCTGCTAGTACCGCACGGCTCAGCCGGGCGAGTCGGTGCTGGCGACgaagcgtcacattcaattgaTTTTAtgttggccaattttaaagtgtcaatagttttcaaaacgtgtccgtaaagtTGACAAACAGGCCTATatccttaatttctttcaaatttttaaaaaggtacgTATTTTGAGAAAGTTTCATTCGTTTGAAACAATTGCAAAAAGaatggtaaaaaatttgtttttttacagtgaaataatttttattaggtactcttatatctctaCTGTAAGCTCCTAGaagctcatttttatcagtttcttagttcaaaagttataatttattgaaaaaaggtcAACACTATATTGGAAaaagctgtaagatccacaatttttaaaattttgaaaagtccttcgagatacgtttatGTATCACtaaggactacaacatatccgagTTTCAGCaatatccgaaatgttactccgaaaagagtccgatttcgcgtggaatggccCATAAGCCgatgatatatttaaaaattttcttcgccTGACACCTAGATTATTACTTTGGGATTGCGATGATCGTTCGTACTCTTACTACATAGAAGTGTCTGGCAATTCTTGGACTTGGGTTCTGGTTGCCGATAAGACCAGAGACGCTTGTCGTTCGTGGCAAACGATACACTTCGAGCCACCTCGCCCTGTGGTGTTTATACGTATTGTTGGAACACATAATACAGCAAATGAGGTTATTATTCAGtagtatatttgaaatatacttttaatACGATAGTAAcatttataaaatgaaataatcTGAGCTCTGTTTAGGTCTGATAATTTGTACACTTTTCAGGTTTTTCACTGCGTTCACTTTGAATGCCCTGCACAGATAAACGACAAAAGTGTAATTAAGTCTCCGACACACAGAGGAACGCACCCGATACCTAGTGATACTGCACTTTCGCTAATACCTCCACCTCCAGAAACGGCTACCGAAGCGGTGAATATCGATCAGGAAGAGGCGGGTTCCGATGATCACAACGGCTTTTCATAGTCATCTTTATATTTTTAGATGTCTAGGAATaaataattcaatgaaatttaattgGTACTGTTTAAACTGTACGTTGAGTAacaatctttttattttcaatgttaagGGAACCTTTCTACATTGAAACTTTTTCGCGTTTGTATAATATTGGATAAGTCTGATTGTAAAAATagctgtaaaataaattttttgactaaaatatattttcaatttaacaAACAGCACCCCGACCCATTCCCTTACCATtagaaattaaggaaattaaggaACAGCCATCgagacatttaaaaaaaaagtaaattgtaTATAACAAAATTCGTTTCTGTAGTAAATGAGTAAACTGCATTTCAAACAAATTATTATCGATTTCCAGTAACTCTGGACACTTCCACCGTAACATAACTATTTTTTATGAAGTTATataatcaacaaaatattcgcgaatcgtataaaaaaattccgactgttttaagtaatttaaatacatttttcataCACCTCAGTGACTCGTAATTCACCTCGAAGTACGTTCATTATTTAATTGAGAAAAGCGATACATCCAATTAGTAATACACCGTAATAAAGTGTTACAAACATTCTAGTAACTTCATCTTTATCACTTAACAATATGATACCCATGTATACGTATTATCAACGTTGCAATCTTAAATTGGATTAATATCGAAGTAAaacatgaaagaaagaaattgtaaatcgTCGTACCGTTGAAGTTATAAGGTTTAAAAATTCAGCTTACATTTGGGCGTCGAATAATGTGCATAGTTGCGTTGATATACATCGCGCGCATgtacatacacacacatatcTAGATATGTGCCGTGATACATAAACGATAGGCAGTTAACACAGCTCTGTGCCGCTCAGTGTGGTGGTACTAGCGCAGTGTACGTTCGTAtagttgaaaataaataatattgaaagaaattGCAATCCGCAAATGCAGATATATATCGCACGAGTGTAGGGTAGCATCTTTCGATGTTTGTaaacgaaatattaacaatagaaGTGGCGATGACACCAACcactttaaattaaagaaatgacCACCTAACACGAATACGTGCCGCACAAATACGATTAGAAACAATATAGCGACAGAATTAACAACATTAACGAGAACAACAATAAAGAGATTTGGGGGTCCATTTAAAGTGGGAAATTTCCCGAGTGTTGCACCTCGAAATCCCACGAGAAATTTTTCAATGCTCAATGTTAAATAAGGACAGAATTCGTTGCAACGTGAATAATGCTCATTGATGTTGTTAATAGCTGAGAGTATAATAGTAAATGGAGAGCTCTTACCTGTAAATGACTCTCATGTAACAAGAGTCTTGGCATGACTATTTAATATAGCATGCCGCTCTTTGGAAATGGAATACAAGAGAATTGCTATTATATCAAAAGGGATTCGATTAGATAAAGAAAGGGAACGCTACCATTGTTACTATAATTTCCCTTATAAGGGTAAACGGCCATGGCCGAGAACTCAGAAGACAAAAGATATCCTTTACACAAATGTGTATTTCAAGGGGACGTTAAAACTTTGAGTTCTATGATCAGGATGTACGATATCGCTGAGAAAGATAAGCAAGGTTATCATCTTACAGATTTTCTGCTCTTAAGTAAAGCCTGCGCGAACAGTTAATTATGATTTAAGAATAATATATGTAATTCTGTTATTTAGGAAATACACCTCTGCACTTGGCCGTCATGTTAGGAAGGAAAGGTAACAAGATGCAATTGAACGCTTATAAATTGTAACTATCAAAGAATTATACATTAAACTCTCAACGACTTTTTCAGAGTCTGTCCAATTGTTGCTCGCTCACGGTGCACCTGTAAAGGTGAAGAACTTGGCTGGATGGAGTCCACTCGCAGAGGCAATTAGTTATGGAGATAGACAAACCAGTTAGTAGTCGTAATTATTGGCTGCTTGGGATGGAGtaacattattgttaattttgcacCCTTTACAGTATCGTCGTTAGTACGGAAATTAAAGCAACAAGCCAGAGAACAAATGGAAGAAAGGAGGCCAAATTTGGTTGCAACGCTGC
It encodes the following:
- the Btbd9 gene encoding BTB (POZ) domain containing 9 isoform X1, whose product is MSSHHRLNPPGDIEHINHLSEDIGALYLSDDCSDVTLIVGGQRFNGHKIILAARSQYFRALLFGGLKESTQSEIELKDANLAAFKGLLEYIYTGRMSLTDRREEVVLDILGLAHLYGFSELESAISDYLKEILDIKNVCPILDAALLYQLDFLTRVCHEYMDKHACQVILHESFLQLSAAALNELIVRDSFYAEEIDIYLAVRAWINANPEVDGKSVLDKVRLSLISITDLLHTVRSTNLVSPEAILDAIAARTQIRDSELNYRGLLVVDENVAHPVHGAQVLQGEMRSYLLDGDTNNYDMERGYTRHTITESQEHGILIKLGTQCIINHVKMLLWDKDMRSYSYYLEVSMNQKDWIRIIDHTQYFCRSWQYLYFEPRVVLYIRIVGTHNTVNKVFHVVNFEAYFTNHTEKLLNGFVVPTRNVATMDRSATVTEGVCRTRNALLNGNTLNYDWDNGYTCHQLGSGSILVQLGQPYIIDSMRLLLWDCDDRSYSYYIEVSGNSWTWVLVADKTRDACRSWQTIHFEPPRPVVFIRIVGTHNTANEVFHCVHFECPAQINDKSVIKSPTHRGTHPIPSDTALSLIPPPPETATEAVNIDQEEAGSDDHNGFS
- the Btbd9 gene encoding BTB (POZ) domain containing 9 isoform X2, translating into MSSHHRLNPPGDIEHINHLSEDIGALYLSDDCSDVTLIVGGQRFNGHKIILAARSQYFRALLFGGLKESTQSEIELKDANLAAFKGLLEYIYTGRMSLTDRREEVVLDILGLAHLYGFSELESAISDYLKEILDIKNVCPILDAALLYQLDFLTRVCHEYMDKHACQVILHESFLQLSAAALNELIVRDSFYAEEIDIYLAVRAWINANPEVDGKSVLDKVRLSLISITDLLHTVRSTNLVSPEAILDAIAARTQIRDSELNYRGLLVVDENVAHPVHGAQVLQGEMRSYLLDGDTNNYDMERGYTRHTITESQEHGILIKLGTQCIINHVKMLLWDKDMRSYSYYLEVSMNQKDWIRIIDHTQYFCRSWQYLYFEPRVVLYIRIVGTHNTVNKVFHVVNFEAYFTNHTEKLLNGFVVPTRNVATMDRSATVTEGVCRTRNALLNGNTLNYDWDNGYTCHQLGSGSILVQLGQPYIIDSMRYALQVEIQCLTRAIPREIEHFSDEIIFIRYSYISTVSS